One segment of Triticum aestivum cultivar Chinese Spring chromosome 2A, IWGSC CS RefSeq v2.1, whole genome shotgun sequence DNA contains the following:
- the LOC123189096 gene encoding protein MEI2-like 4 isoform X2 — protein MPARIMEQRHHMPPFHLPVESESSSPMCRKAKAYWPKVVHQLGLMDPYKLMDQKTPFGEHKLLGHQRHVNLPPTPWRADQDPLQQHDSFSKPLALFPNARKGHLNMTQYENGLFSSSLPDIFDNKLRLTPKNGLVGQPAEKELNHADDEPFELTQEIEAQVIGNLLPDDDDLLSGVLYNVGHPARANNMDDIDDDIFSTGGGMELEADENNKLLKLNGGANTGQTGFNGLLYGENPSRTLSIRNINTNVEDTELKLLFEQYGDIRTLYTAYKHHGLVMISYYDIRSAERAMKALQSKPFRQWKLEIHYSIPTENPLENDNNQGTLAVINLDQSVTNDDLRHIFGGYGEIKAIHGTSQNGHHKYVEFFDTRAAEAALYALNMRDIAGKKIRLERCCLGDGKRLTRHRPPELEHEEYGACKLGNANSLPSTYYGSVNMASMTSAGPEHGISRVLRPRVQPPIHQFREGAFLDVPSNTMQSISSPVRIATAVTHNNRSTVGENGHSLGKMGGQINGHLNYGFHGVGAFNPHSLPDFRNGQSNGISCNLGTISPIGVKSNSRTAEGMESRHLYKVGSANLGGHSSGHTEAPGFSRTGSCPLHGHQVAWNNSNNSHHHTSSPMLWTNSGSFINNIPSRPPMQAHGISRTSRMLENVLPVNHHVGSAPAVNPSILDRRTGYVGELMEAPSFHPGSAGSMGFSGSPHLHQLELTSMFPQSGGNQAMSPAHIGARSPQQRGHMFNGRGHIGPPPSSFDSPGERARSRRNESCANQSDNKRQYELDIERIVCGEDSRTTLMIKNIPNKYTSKMLLTAIDENHKGTYDFIYLPIDFKNKCNVGYAFINMISPEHIVPFYKIFHGKRWEKFNSEKVASLAYARIQGKSSLIAHFQNSSLMNEDKRCRPILFHSDGPNAGDQEPFPMGTHVRSRPGRSRVLSCEESHRDTLSSSANNWTPSNGGGHASGYSKEADPTTA, from the exons ATGCCAGCTAGAATCATGGAGCAGAGGCACCACATGCCCCCATTCCACCTCCCCGTGGAGTCCGAATCGTCTTCTCCCATGTG TCGAAAAGCCAAAGCCTATTGGCCAAAGGTTGTGCATCAATTAGGACTTATGGACCCATACAAGTTGATGGACCAGAAAACTCCCTTTGGTGAGCACAAGTTGTTGGGCCATCAAAGGCATGTTAACCTGCCGCCAACCCCCTGGAGGGCTGATCAAGATCCTCTACAACAACATGATTCGTTTTCGAAGCCGTTGGCTTTATTTCCTAATGCTAGAAAAGGACATTTAAATATGACCCAATATGAGAATGGACTTTTCTCAAGCTCCCTTCCAGACATTTTTGACAACAAAT TGAGACTAACACCTAAGAATGGCCTTGTTGGCCAGCCAGCTGAAAAGGAACTCAACCATGCAGATGACGAGCCTTTTGAATTAACTCAGGAAATTGAGGCACAAGTAATTGGCAATctcctccctgatgatgacgacttATTGTCAGGTGTTCTTTATAATGTGGGTCACCCTGCCCGTGCTAATAACATGGATGACATTGATGACGATATATTCTCTACTGGAGGTGGAATGGAATTGGAAGCTGATGAAAATAACAAATTGCTAAAACTTAATGGAGGTGCCAACACCGGTCAGACTGGGTTCAACGGCCTACTGTATGGCGAAAACCCCTCGAGAACCCTTTCCATTAGAAACATTAATACCAATGTTGAGGATACTGAATTGAAACTCCTATTTGAG CAATATGGAGACATCCGAACACTTTACACTGCCTACAAACATCATGGTTTAGTGATGATATCTTACTATGATATAAGATCGGCAGAACGTGCCATGAAAGCGCTTCAAAGCAAGCCATTCAGGCAGTGGAAACTTGAGATACATTACTCCATCCCAACG GAGAACCCTTTGGAGAATGACAATAACCAGGGCACACTTGCAGTGATTAACCTAGACCAGTCTGTAACTAATGATGATCTTCGTCATATATTTGGTGGCTATGGTGAAATCAAGGCG ATTCACGGGACATCACAAAATGGCCATCACAAATACGTTGAGTTTTTTGATACCAGAGCAGCAGAAGCTGCACTTTATGCTTTGAACATGAGAGATATTGCAGGAAAGAAAATCAGATTAGAGCGCTGCTGCCTGGGCGACGGTAAACG TTTGACGCGGCACAGGCCTCCTGAGTTGGAGCACGAAGAGTATGGTGCATGCAAGCTAGGAAATGCAAACAGTCTGCCGTCAACTTACTACG GTTCTGTCAACATGGCTTCCATGACTTCCGCTGGTCCTGAACATGGGATCTCTCGGGTTCTGCGTCCCAGAGTTCAGCCACCAATACACCAATTCAGGGAGGGAGCTTTCCTGGATGTTCCCTCAAATACTATGCAAAGTATATCCTCTCCTGTTAGAATTGCAACTGCAGTAACGCATAACAACCGGTCGACTGTCGGTGAGAATGGTCATTCACTTGGAAAGATGGGTGGACAGATTAATGGACACTTGAATTATGGATTTCATGGGGTTGGAGCTTTCAATCCACATTCCCTTCCTGACTTTCGCAACGGCCAAAGTAATGGTATTTCTTGCAACTTAGGCACAATATCACCCATTGGAGTTAAGAGCAACTCTAGAACTGCTGAAGGAATGGAGAGCAGACATCTTTACAAAGTTGGTTCTGCTAACCTTGGTGGTCATTCTTCTGGTCATACCGAAG CACCCGGGTTTTCAAGAACTGGAAGCTGCCCCCTTCATGGCCACCAAGTAGCGTGGAATAATTCAAATAACTCCCATCACCATACCTCCTCTCCCATGCTATGGACGAACTCAGGATCATTTATCAATAATATACCATCTCGACCTCCCATGCAAGCGCATGGAATTTCAAGAACATCTCGCATGCTTGAAAATGTCCTTCCAGTGAATCATCATGTTGGATCTGCACCAGCTGTCAATCCATCAATTTTGGATAGGAGAACTGGTTATGTAGGGGAGCTGATGGAAGCGCCAAGTTTCCACCCTGGGAGTGCTGGAAGCATGGGTTTCTCTGGTAGTCCGCATCTGCATCAGTTGGAGCTCACTAGCATGTTTCCTCAGAGTGGAGGGAACCAAGCCATGTCCCCTGCACACATTGGTGCTCGATCTCCTCAGCAGAGGGGGCATATGTTTAATGGAAGGGGTCATATAGGTCCCCCTCCATCTTCATTTGATTCACCAGGTGAACGTGCAAGGAGCCGAAGAAACGAGTCATGTGCTAATCAATCGGATAATAAAAGGCAGTATGAGCTAGACATTGAGCGTATAGTCTGCGGCGAGGATTCCCGGACTACTTTAATGATAAAGAACATCCCAAACAA GTACACCTCTAAGATGCTTTTGACCGCTATTGATGAAAATCACAAGGGAACTTATGATTTTATCTATCTTCCAATTGACTTTAAG AATAAATGCAACGTGGGCTACGCATTCATCAATATGATAAGTCCTGAACATATTGTTCCATTCTATAAG ATATTTCATGGGAAAAGGTGGGAGAAATTCAATAGCGAGAAGGTAGCATCACTTGCATATGCTAGAATCCAAGGAAAATCATCTCTAATTGCGCACTTCCAAAATTCAAGTTTGATGAATGAGGATAAACGCTGCCGCCCTATACTTTTTCACTCAGATGGTCCAAATGCAGGGGATCAA GAACCTTTTCCAATGGGAACACACGTCCGTTCTAGGCCTGGGCGATCCAGGGTTTTGAGCTGCGAAGAAAGTCACCGGGACACTCTGTCATCTTCTGCCAACAATTGGACTCCTTCCAACGGGGGCGGCCACGCTTCAGGCTACTCAAAGGAGGCTGACCCAACCACAGCTTGA
- the LOC123189096 gene encoding protein MEI2-like 4 isoform X1 encodes MDPYKLMDQKTPFGEHKLLGHQRHVNLPPTPWRADQDPLQQHDSFSKPLALFPNARKGHLNMTQYENGLFSSSLPDIFDNKLRLTPKNGLVGQPAEKELNHADDEPFELTQEIEAQVIGNLLPDDDDLLSGVLYNVGHPARANNMDDIDDDIFSTGGGMELEADENNKLLKLNGGANTGQTGFNGLLYGENPSRTLSIRNINTNVEDTELKLLFEQYGDIRTLYTAYKHHGLVMISYYDIRSAERAMKALQSKPFRQWKLEIHYSIPTENPLENDNNQGTLAVINLDQSVTNDDLRHIFGGYGEIKAIHGTSQNGHHKYVEFFDTRAAEAALYALNMRDIAGKKIRLERCCLGDGKRLTRHRPPELEHEEYGACKLGNANSLPSTYYGSVNMASMTSAGPEHGISRVLRPRVQPPIHQFREGAFLDVPSNTMQSISSPVRIATAVTHNNRSTVGENGHSLGKMGGQINGHLNYGFHGVGAFNPHSLPDFRNGQSNGISCNLGTISPIGVKSNSRTAEGMESRHLYKVGSANLGGHSSGHTEAPGFSRTGSCPLHGHQVAWNNSNNSHHHTSSPMLWTNSGSFINNIPSRPPMQAHGISRTSRMLENVLPVNHHVGSAPAVNPSILDRRTGYVGELMEAPSFHPGSAGSMGFSGSPHLHQLELTSMFPQSGGNQAMSPAHIGARSPQQRGHMFNGRGHIGPPPSSFDSPGERARSRRNESCANQSDNKRQYELDIERIVCGEDSRTTLMIKNIPNKYTSKMLLTAIDENHKGTYDFIYLPIDFKNKCNVGYAFINMISPEHIVPFYKIFHGKRWEKFNSEKVASLAYARIQGKSSLIAHFQNSSLMNEDKRCRPILFHSDGPNAGDQEPFPMGTHVRSRPGRSRVLSCEESHRDTLSSSANNWTPSNGGGHASGYSKEADPTTA; translated from the exons ATGGACCCATACAAGTTGATGGACCAGAAAACTCCCTTTGGTGAGCACAAGTTGTTGGGCCATCAAAGGCATGTTAACCTGCCGCCAACCCCCTGGAGGGCTGATCAAGATCCTCTACAACAACATGATTCGTTTTCGAAGCCGTTGGCTTTATTTCCTAATGCTAGAAAAGGACATTTAAATATGACCCAATATGAGAATGGACTTTTCTCAAGCTCCCTTCCAGACATTTTTGACAACAAAT TGAGACTAACACCTAAGAATGGCCTTGTTGGCCAGCCAGCTGAAAAGGAACTCAACCATGCAGATGACGAGCCTTTTGAATTAACTCAGGAAATTGAGGCACAAGTAATTGGCAATctcctccctgatgatgacgacttATTGTCAGGTGTTCTTTATAATGTGGGTCACCCTGCCCGTGCTAATAACATGGATGACATTGATGACGATATATTCTCTACTGGAGGTGGAATGGAATTGGAAGCTGATGAAAATAACAAATTGCTAAAACTTAATGGAGGTGCCAACACCGGTCAGACTGGGTTCAACGGCCTACTGTATGGCGAAAACCCCTCGAGAACCCTTTCCATTAGAAACATTAATACCAATGTTGAGGATACTGAATTGAAACTCCTATTTGAG CAATATGGAGACATCCGAACACTTTACACTGCCTACAAACATCATGGTTTAGTGATGATATCTTACTATGATATAAGATCGGCAGAACGTGCCATGAAAGCGCTTCAAAGCAAGCCATTCAGGCAGTGGAAACTTGAGATACATTACTCCATCCCAACG GAGAACCCTTTGGAGAATGACAATAACCAGGGCACACTTGCAGTGATTAACCTAGACCAGTCTGTAACTAATGATGATCTTCGTCATATATTTGGTGGCTATGGTGAAATCAAGGCG ATTCACGGGACATCACAAAATGGCCATCACAAATACGTTGAGTTTTTTGATACCAGAGCAGCAGAAGCTGCACTTTATGCTTTGAACATGAGAGATATTGCAGGAAAGAAAATCAGATTAGAGCGCTGCTGCCTGGGCGACGGTAAACG TTTGACGCGGCACAGGCCTCCTGAGTTGGAGCACGAAGAGTATGGTGCATGCAAGCTAGGAAATGCAAACAGTCTGCCGTCAACTTACTACG GTTCTGTCAACATGGCTTCCATGACTTCCGCTGGTCCTGAACATGGGATCTCTCGGGTTCTGCGTCCCAGAGTTCAGCCACCAATACACCAATTCAGGGAGGGAGCTTTCCTGGATGTTCCCTCAAATACTATGCAAAGTATATCCTCTCCTGTTAGAATTGCAACTGCAGTAACGCATAACAACCGGTCGACTGTCGGTGAGAATGGTCATTCACTTGGAAAGATGGGTGGACAGATTAATGGACACTTGAATTATGGATTTCATGGGGTTGGAGCTTTCAATCCACATTCCCTTCCTGACTTTCGCAACGGCCAAAGTAATGGTATTTCTTGCAACTTAGGCACAATATCACCCATTGGAGTTAAGAGCAACTCTAGAACTGCTGAAGGAATGGAGAGCAGACATCTTTACAAAGTTGGTTCTGCTAACCTTGGTGGTCATTCTTCTGGTCATACCGAAG CACCCGGGTTTTCAAGAACTGGAAGCTGCCCCCTTCATGGCCACCAAGTAGCGTGGAATAATTCAAATAACTCCCATCACCATACCTCCTCTCCCATGCTATGGACGAACTCAGGATCATTTATCAATAATATACCATCTCGACCTCCCATGCAAGCGCATGGAATTTCAAGAACATCTCGCATGCTTGAAAATGTCCTTCCAGTGAATCATCATGTTGGATCTGCACCAGCTGTCAATCCATCAATTTTGGATAGGAGAACTGGTTATGTAGGGGAGCTGATGGAAGCGCCAAGTTTCCACCCTGGGAGTGCTGGAAGCATGGGTTTCTCTGGTAGTCCGCATCTGCATCAGTTGGAGCTCACTAGCATGTTTCCTCAGAGTGGAGGGAACCAAGCCATGTCCCCTGCACACATTGGTGCTCGATCTCCTCAGCAGAGGGGGCATATGTTTAATGGAAGGGGTCATATAGGTCCCCCTCCATCTTCATTTGATTCACCAGGTGAACGTGCAAGGAGCCGAAGAAACGAGTCATGTGCTAATCAATCGGATAATAAAAGGCAGTATGAGCTAGACATTGAGCGTATAGTCTGCGGCGAGGATTCCCGGACTACTTTAATGATAAAGAACATCCCAAACAA GTACACCTCTAAGATGCTTTTGACCGCTATTGATGAAAATCACAAGGGAACTTATGATTTTATCTATCTTCCAATTGACTTTAAG AATAAATGCAACGTGGGCTACGCATTCATCAATATGATAAGTCCTGAACATATTGTTCCATTCTATAAG ATATTTCATGGGAAAAGGTGGGAGAAATTCAATAGCGAGAAGGTAGCATCACTTGCATATGCTAGAATCCAAGGAAAATCATCTCTAATTGCGCACTTCCAAAATTCAAGTTTGATGAATGAGGATAAACGCTGCCGCCCTATACTTTTTCACTCAGATGGTCCAAATGCAGGGGATCAA GAACCTTTTCCAATGGGAACACACGTCCGTTCTAGGCCTGGGCGATCCAGGGTTTTGAGCTGCGAAGAAAGTCACCGGGACACTCTGTCATCTTCTGCCAACAATTGGACTCCTTCCAACGGGGGCGGCCACGCTTCAGGCTACTCAAAGGAGGCTGACCCAACCACAGCTTGA